From the Triticum urartu cultivar G1812 chromosome 4, Tu2.1, whole genome shotgun sequence genome, the window AATAATGGTGGCTTCCCACCGAAGCCAAATCGAAACTGGGACGCGAGCCAGCCGTGAGACTTCAAAGGATGATTGTTATAAGCATTTTTTTTTATAGTAAGCACAACAGCCATTGATTGATATAGAAATTTCACTATTTCTCTCAATTTTGATAAACCAAACTATACTAACACATTTACATATGGTACTGTTGAAACAGACTTCAAAGGCCAGTGTCAACAAATCAGCTCAGCTTCATTGAAGCTATCTGGGTAGCAATCTCCATGGCCTCCTTGACCCGAGAAGCATCACTTCCCTGCATTGCAGGATTCAGAGATAATTAGTAGATTTTTTACCAAAGAGACTTCGCTTAAAGATTAATAAAAACAATGCCTCACCTGGCCCTGGGCAAGACCGTTCttgccgccgcctcctctcccctTGAGTGGTGCGATTGAAGGTGTAAGCCAATCCAACACCTTGAAGCCATTGGGTGCGTCGGGAGGTACACCAGCATAAACAACAGCCTTGTTTGATGCCTCGTCTGTGCTGAATACCATCATCGGCAGACTCTGGGAAAGTTTTGACACAAGGAATACAAATTTAATGTTTTGATTGGTACAAAAATAAATTGTTGGAGCAAGTTAGAAATTATGCTGTGTATCTATAGTTATTTTTAGATGAATGATGGGGACATTACTAGACATAAATGGATTGGAGTACTGACCTTGAAACGGTTCATGGCTTTGACAACTGCTTCACGGACAGCAGTGGTGTCAAGACCGACATCGGCACGAGCAACACAGAAGGGTTTTCCTTCAGAAAGAGCAGCTTCTGCGGCATCCATGGCAGTCTTGACAGCCTTTTGGATATTTTCTTCGCCCATTTTCTTCTTCGCCTTCCTAAGTTGATCCTGATATATGCAACACAGCTGTAATCAGCAGCTTTCATTTAAACTACCAATAGAATACCAAATATCGTACTAAATACTTTCTCCTTGACAAGATGTGACAAATGACTGAAACAAATACAGACCTCCAATTTTGAGATATTGCCTCTTAGATCAGCTTTTCTTGCAGCTGGGATAGCAGCTGCATCCAGTGTGTTCTTGATGGACCCAATTTTCTGATGAAGAAACATCATTCTTAGATACGATCTAGTACAAAGCAGATCAACAGGAAATGGCTACAAAGTAAAACTGACACCATCTATTCATATAAAGGCCAAGGACATAATATTTGGAAGAAAACAAACAAAAATCCCAAAATCTTTTAATAATATCCAATTTATGAGAGTATCACAGCCATATATATATAGCTCATACTGAAGAGACACAAGAACAAAAGGGAAAAGTTTAGTACCATTTCCAATGTCGCTCCGTCCAGTAGTTTAGATGCTTCATTGATATCAGTTTCGATCAATTGTGCCAACTTGATAGCCTGGGAGGCACACTCAGCAGTAACAGCCATTATCCTCCGAACACCTTTTGCGATACCCTCTTCAGATATGAGGGCAAATGCTGCAGCATCTCTAGTGTTCGAAATGTGCGTACCTGATACACATAAACTTCAGATGACGTAAACGCACAAACGTAGAATTACATAGAACAGAGCAGTAAATAACTATACCTCCACACAGCTCAGTTGATATGGATAACCATTGTTTGCTTTCAGGGTTTGCAAGCAGATCTTCCACTTTGGGACCAATCGATACAACTCTTACAGGGTCAGGGTAGATCTACAAAGTCCAAATGTAAAGCGAATTACGAGAAACAGCAGGGCAGGCAAACGAGATATGAGAACATGGTATGTCAAGCTGAGTAAGAGAACGCACTTCGCCGAACACCGCTCGCAGGCCACTTATGCGCTTCGCGTCAGCTAATTTTATTTCTTGTGCAGATACCTCCAGCCCGTCCTTTATTTGCTGGTTCACTATATCCTCGATTCTTCTCAAATCTTCAGGCTGAACAGGTTTCCCTGTTATTATGTACTAACAGTTGAGTTGACAAGCTGAGGAAAAATATCATGCGGATGCGATATAAAAGGAATCACAGCATACCATGGGAGAAATCAAATCTCAGCTTCTCTGGAAGAACAATGGAACCTTTCTGGTCAACATGGTCACCAAGTACTTCCTACACTTACAATAGCAAAACCTTCATGAGTGAAAAAAAAGCACTCCCCGTAAAATCTGAGAGGCTTGAGAACATACCCTTAGAGCAAAGTTCAGCATATGGGTACATGTGTGGTTTGGAGCAATGAGAGCACGCCGTGTGTAATCAACCTACCAAGAGTAATAGAAGTATCCCAATGTAATTTAGCAAATTTCACAGGTTAACTGATTCGGTATAAGGAATTAATCAGTAAAGAATGTTACCTTGCATTTCACTTCATCGCCAACAGACAATGCCTTGGAGTCAGGCCCTTCCAGAGATGAACAGATATGCAGGACATAGCCAGCAAACACTTGGACATTGTTCACAGCGAAAGATCCAGATGGCCCCTCGATACTCCCAGTGTCATAGATCTAATCCAGAAATATCATATGGCATGTCAAAAGAGTTCATACAATGCATGGCGCAACTCTAGAACATGCAGGAGAGCTGTGTATCGTTCATTAAAAAGAGGAAAAGTTTATATATACAAGTATAAAACCAACAGGAGGTATCACTCTTCAGGGTGCACTAATCGTTTTTTGTTCTGGTTACAATCAAAGAATAACTTTCAAACAGAAATTATGCGTCTACTTTACTAATGAATGAACCAACATAATTCTGTTAAATTTAACAAAATACTGTCATGTGGGGCCATTGCTACAGGAGGACACCGACATCAGCTCAATAGTTACTATAGAAAATATCTAACTCGCAAGCGAAGGTAACCATCGAGCTGTAGTAATGGCCCACATGACAGTACATTAAAAGAAAAACAGAATGTCATGCTTATTCAGTAGGTAAGCTGATAAAACTCGAGTGGTGATTGCACTTGACATTTTCATTCAACTACGCCAACATGACACTGTCAGAAGTGAAGTTGTACCTGACCACCCTGTTCTGCATAGAAGCTTGTGCTTTCCAAAACAAGACCAAAATCTTCATCACCAGAAGCAGTGGCTATGAACTCTGAGCCAGTATAGATAGCTTTCACAACACTGCTATGTACCTGCAAAATGTGTTTAGGTATATCGGCCATAATCAATATATAAATGTTTAAACACACTGAGAAGTATGAACAGTGCAAGAACAATCAAAAGCTGGTAGCCAGGTAAATTCACTACTTGAAGGTGATTCGAAGAGGGGGTGCTTTGTAAATTTTTGGGCCAAAGTAGAATGAAATTCTACGTAATCCTAAATAGCCAAACCACAACTACATAATCTAATTAATCATTTAACCTCGTGTTTGAATTTCGGGCTATCATTTGTGCTGGCAAGCCCCTGATTGTGCAGCTGCGATGTAGCATTAGCATCCAGGACAATAGATTTGCCACCAGCCTGCAAGAGAACATATATAACAAAATCAGAAATAAGTATGATATAAACCATAGCAGACAAAAGTTGCCCAATCAATTGAGCATCAGTGGCATATAAGAGATGCTATGTTTAAGTTAAGTACAACATTATTATTAAACAACAAACAGCATTAGTAATAATACTTGGATAGCATAAAAAACCACAAAGTGAAGGATTAAGTTTTATATTTAAGGAGAAATAAATACAACCTTGTAGCGAGCATTCCTAGCCTTTTGCCTTGCTTCTTCCATACAAACATTAAAACCCTCCATGTCAACAGAGAGCCCGAAGTCAACTGCCATGACCTATGAGATAGGAAACAACAACGATACCAGAAAACAGACAATAAAAGCTTTAACAACAGCATAAACATGAAAAGTATATTACTGTGAAATTAATTTGATTAAATTTACTGATGAAACAATGAAGAACAAACCTCGGTCAAATCAATTGGATAACCATAGGTGTCCCACAGAACAAATGCATCCTGAAAGTAAAAATAACGGTTGCAAACATGAAAGATACCAATATAAACTTGAAAAGTTCAGCAGGATGTAACAGAACATTGATAAACATGACCGAAGTATGATCTAAGAGGCATGTTTCTATGCAGTGAACTTCCCCTTGCCAAACTTTCCCGATAGCGGAATCGATAGATGTTACCACGGAGCGGTACCTAGCAACCTTCATTCCTGCTTTTCCTCTTGCCTTTGCTACTTGAGAGAATGCCTTTGACCGAGCAGCTCTTCCACTCATTTTATTAGCAATCAAACCTCTTCCCTTCAACTCGTACCGAAGGCTATGTCCCAGTAAGCATTTCCTCTGTTTCCTTGTTTCCCACCTCTGACCTTCCGCTATGACATGACCAGTCCACTAATAAGTCAGGTATCTCTGAAAAGTAAGACCGTCCTCTTCCCTTCGTCAATAGAAGAACTCCAACCATGCTTTCTTGAAATAGCAGTTATTGTCTTCCTGGTCAGCTTTCGACGAGTGACTCTTGGTTGCGGGGCCAGGGGGGACCTACTATCTACTTAACCGCTAGGCAAAGAGGGAGGAGCCAGGAAGTGGGCGTTTAGTGAGGAAGAGACAAAAAAGCATTTAGTCGATAAAGATGAGTGCTTTCGATCGGCAAGAATATATAACACAACACATGCCCAGACAACAAACAGACTATAAGTCTGCTTAGGTGCAAACATCTTCGAGTGAAAACAAAATAAATCAAGTAATGCGGTGGTAATCAAAGCCAAAGCACTTGCCTGGCCACTAAGTACTGCCCCACCATTCTCAGCATCTGCAGCTTTCTTAAATCTCTCATATCCCTGAAAATTACACCAACAGCACAATCAGTTAACTGTCTGAACAACTGTAAGCTTTCTTAGTCTCTGTTTCGATATATGAAACACAATGGCAAGGCGCCTAGTAGGAACTACCCTTAAGATATAAGCATGATAAACATAATCATGCCCATGAGGAAACCAAAGAAATTGGATTACTAATGGTCATTTCACCGAAAAGGTGAGACAATTTATCGTGTGTGCTAATTATTATGATTGAACTAAGCTGTTGTATACCAAGATTGAAACTATCACCCTGGATATGTTCCTTAATGTGTTGCCTCAAAACAAGACACTACCTGGTTACTCGCCACAACACATTAACATATATAAAGCCTTTAGCAGTATCACACGAGCAAAACAGTGGTACAGAAGATATAGGGTATAATTAAACTGGCCCAGAGCCTCCGGAACAACAAAAATTTAGGTTATCTGATAACAAACTAGCTAAATTACTTTGAGACTAGCACATGTTCAGAAGGATAAAGCATGCTTTAAAGAAAAGGATAAAGTATGAAAACACTGCCTAAGAGTGTGCAAACACTTGGATTTGGTTGCAATGAAATTACTAAAACAAACTCCACTCGGGCCAAATTGATGTTACTGTTATGCAAATACTCCTGGCAACCAACATTACCTTCACTAGAGTGTTCTCAAAGCTTGCCTCTTCGTCTTTAATTATATCTTTAATCTTTTTTTGATTGTCCTTCAGCTCAGGAAACACGTCACCCATCAATTGGACAAAAACATCTACAAGGCTGTACAAGCAAGATACAAAATAGTGGTAAATCAAATGATGCTTTGAGAAAAAACGATGAGAGAAGGATGCCAGTCACTGGAAATATGGAGAGAGAATAAGAAACAACTGAAAAAATTGATACAGAACAGCAGAAGTAAAAACACAAAAGGTTGTCATGTTTAAAAGAGCTTAGCCCAATACTTCGTTGTTGAATGTCAATCTGCTAACCTTCAAAGTACCACACAAAAATTGGACAGATGCTAGTTAAGATTTCCTGTAAAATTCCTTTCAAAACAATAAATTGACCAACAGTTCAAATTTCAACAAATTCTGGGCTGGACTTTGTTCTCCCAGTACCCAACCACCCATCAACAAAATCAGCTACAGCCAGGAACCCTGCCTGGTACTGTGTCTCTTTTAAGGAACATGTCCTAATACAGCTAATTAGTAATTATGGAGTTAGCTTATTTAAGAGAATGTACAGATCGACCATTCTACGATCACCAGCTGGCAAACTTCTATGTGCCCACCTCATGTTACTGTACTTTGAATATTCATGTCTATAGACTATAATGTAGTTATTAATTGTACAGAATAGGGTGTACTGGCAATTACGTTCAACTAGCGTGGGTGAATGTTCCATTTCACGACCAAAGCGAAACATTCAGGCTGCCATACCGACTAGAGCAAAATTCTGGACATCTACGGTCATTCTCATAAGCCTTGCATTGCATTTTCAGCATTCCAAGTAAACAAAAAGCTATGAAAATATATTAATAAGGAAAATGTACAgaataaaacagatgcaggtTAGAGTTCTTACGAGCTAAAAAACCCTTTCTTTGCCATCAATTTTTGATGACCAAAGTGGACAGCACGTCTAAGTATACGTCTTAGAACATACTCTCTTCCCTCATTTCCTACAGAAAATCTCGTATTAGAACAAAGAAACATCATTGGATAACACAAAACAAAGCCCTGAATCACTGTAAAAATACAAGAAAATACAATAACTCAGTAGTTGCCACAAAATCTTCAATTCTAAACCATCCGCACTAGATAGGTTGATCAAGATTGTGGATCCGCATTAAGCTGAATGAAGTCAGTGACATATTTTCTGCAGTTGTTGTGAACTTTTATTGCCGAAATATTATGTAACTGCAACATATGTGCACCATATGATGTTATTTTGCAGCTATTATAGATCCAAGTGGTAATTTCTACTGCATACACGACAAGCAAGAGAATCATTAATTGCTTGCTTCATATTATATGTCATTCTAGATTACTAATTAATATTGTCTCACATACAAATATGAGATGGAGCTACTTAAACATCCTATTGTGTAGGATGCGGTGCAGCAAGCAACTTAACAAGGCATTCAGGTGTATTATTATTATTCCATATGTTTACACAACTAAACCATATAAATGGATGGCAATCATTTTAAATCATGTATCCACAAACCAAAACAGTATGAACTCACCAGGTTGAGAACCATCAGCAATAGCAAAAGAAAGGGTTCTTATGTGATCTGCAACAACCCTATATGCCATATCAACTTGCCCAACATCATCGGATCCTAATTTACCAGAGTATGGTTGAATTCCAACGCCTGCCAGCTGCACTCATAATGCATATCAAATTAACAATGAATATCATTTACTTCAGGCAGCAATTTATTACTGTAGTCACAACTCACAAGCACAAAAAGAAGCTGCAAGTGTGCATCTGGACAAAATACCTTGTGGATGGCATCAAATATTGGCATGAATACATCTGTATCGTAATTGCTCATTTTATTCTGAAGGATAGAAGTTAAACGCTCGAAGCCCATTCCAGTGTCAACGTGTTTTGCTGGCAAGGATCTCAAAGTACCATCTGATTCCCTGTTGAACTGGGTATTAAAATAGCCAAATATCAGTGCATAGAACAGATAAAAAAGCAAATAGGTGTGCACCAATAAAACAGAGTAACAGATGGTGTGTTGAGATTAAAGCTCAACAATCTACAAAGAAATGAGTTTCTAAAGAATAGCATGTTAACCTGAATAAACACAAGATTCCATATCTCAATACATGTAGGGTCATCATTATTCACTAATGAAGCTGCATCACGGTTGCCAATACGATCAAAATGAATCTCTGAGCATGGCCCACAAGGACCTGTGTCGCCCATCTCCCAAAAGTTATCCTGCTCAAAGAATACATTGTAATACTGTTCTTTAATAGGGATATTCAGACAATAGTATAGGTCCAACAGAAACGAAGAAAGTGAAACTAGTACAAcataataatgtccaaaacagccAGGAATTCGACCAACAAACCAAGCACATCCAGAATACCTTGCAACCGAAAGGCAGAACTCTTTCATTCGGTAGATACTTCAACCATATGATTTTCGACTCGGTATCGGGAGTGAGACCAGCTTTCTCATCACCACCAAAGTATGTTACATAAATTCTATCAGTGGGCAATTTGTAGACCTGTACATATGAAATAGCAATCAGTAGGTAGTAAGAAGGTAGCAATTGTTTAAATTTCAGTTGTAAATGTGTACATCTATAGTTTTCAcatcattttcttttttttcttgttCAGATATATTTATGTTCCAGATACCCTACATACAAAAATAGGCAACATACATGTCTCTGACCAGAACAAGATTCACTCTGCACATAATGCCTTTATATCTTAGATGGGAGGTCAGAAAGCCAGAGTCAATGAATATATAACCAAAACGACCAAACTTGTTGTACAAAACAACGATTAATTATTAACTCTGGCAAAACAGTAAAGAGCTCAGTTTTGCAAACATATACACGGGCCGGATTTTAACGAAAAAAATATATTTCAGGGTGCTTTTCATTAAGGCATGAATGGAAATTTTAAGTGTTATACTGTACATTTGAACATTTATAAGTAATAACAATACAGTTTGTCCTACTAACTTATCATGGGTGCACAAAGTCATCGGTAAACAAACAAACCTACTCCAAACAGGCACACAAATCAAAATACATTGCTAATTTCTCACAATTTTAAATAATCCTCAACAGTCCAATCATTAAATGAAAAGTATAAGATCACCGCATAAGTTACAGACCCTCATCATCGTTTCGTGCTTAATCATCCCCAAAACACAAGCTTTCACTCACCATTGAAACCACCAAAGTGAACCAAACATCCCCAAAGGTACAGAGGTCTATACAAACTAACACGCAAGGGACCAGAACTTCAGAAGGGGCTGAAGGCAAGAAGAATCGGATACCTGGGTGAGGAGCTCCCACGCATACTCGATGGCCTCCTCCCTGAAGTAGTCCCCGAAGGACCAGCTCCCGAGCATCTCGAAGAAGGTGTGGTGGTAGGTGTCCTTCCCCACGTCGTCCAGGTCGTTGTGCTTGCCGCCGGCGCGGATGCACTTCTGCGTGTTGCAGGCGCGGCGCAGGCGGCCCAGCGGCGAGCCCGGGGCGGCCAGGCCCAGGAATATCGCCTTGAACCCGTTCATCCCGGCGTTGGTGAACAGGAGCGTGGGGTCGCCGACGGGCACCACGGGGCTCGACGGCCATGGCGTGTGCGACCTGGACTTGAAGAAGTCGATGAAAACCTCCCGGACCCGGCCGGCCGGCCACTCCGGCGGCACCTCCATCGGAGGGCCGACCGTGGATGATCGGAACGAGgagaggtcgacggcggcggcggcgggaaaAACCCTGGTGTTTGGCTTGGTGATGATGAGTAGGCGGCACGCTGTCAGGGCAAGTGCAACATAGAAGAGACTTTCGGGGTCAAAGTTGTTCCGAAAAAAGGTAGGGGTAGGAGTATATATTTACACTTTTACTAAGCTTGCCCCCTACGACTCCTCTTCACCAAGCTTCTGTGAGCACAAGCTGGACGAGATTGCGACTAACTTGGACGCTTCACTGCTCGCTCACGCACAAACCAAA encodes:
- the LOC125550466 gene encoding alanine--tRNA ligase-like, producing MEVPPEWPAGRVREVFIDFFKSRSHTPWPSSPVVPVGDPTLLFTNAGMNGFKAIFLGLAAPGSPLGRLRRACNTQKCIRAGGKHNDLDDVGKDTYHHTFFEMLGSWSFGDYFREEAIEYAWELLTQVYKLPTDRIYVTYFGGDEKAGLTPDTESKIIWLKYLPNERVLPFGCKDNFWEMGDTGPCGPCSEIHFDRIGNRDAASLVNNDDPTCIEIWNLVFIQFNRESDGTLRSLPAKHVDTGMGFERLTSILQNKMSNYDTDVFMPIFDAIHKLAGVGIQPYSGKLGSDDVGQVDMAYRVVADHIRTLSFAIADGSQPGNEGREYVLRRILRRAVHFGHQKLMAKKGFFSSLVDVFVQLMGDVFPELKDNQKKIKDIIKDEEASFENTLVKGYERFKKAADAENGGAVLSGQDAFVLWDTYGYPIDLTEVMAVDFGLSVDMEGFNVCMEEARQKARNARYKAGGKSIVLDANATSQLHNQGLASTNDSPKFKHEVHSSVVKAIYTGSEFIATASGDEDFGLVLESTSFYAEQGGQIYDTGSIEGPSGSFAVNNVQVFAGYVLHICSSLEGPDSKALSVGDEVKCKVDYTRRALIAPNHTCTHMLNFALREVLGDHVDQKGSIVLPEKLRFDFSHGKPVQPEDLRRIEDIVNQQIKDGLEVSAQEIKLADAKRISGLRAVFGEIYPDPVRVVSIGPKVEDLLANPESKQWLSISTELCGGTHISNTRDAAAFALISEEGIAKGVRRIMAVTAECASQAIKLAQLIETDINEASKLLDGATLEMKIGSIKNTLDAAAIPAARKADLRGNISKLEDQLRKAKKKMGEENIQKAVKTAMDAAEAALSEGKPFCVARADVGLDTTAVREAVVKAMNRFKSLPMMVFSTDEASNKAVVYAGVPPDAPNGFKVLDWLTPSIAPLKGRGGGGKNGLAQGQGSDASRVKEAMEIATQIASMKLS